A part of Ictalurus furcatus strain D&B chromosome 8, Billie_1.0, whole genome shotgun sequence genomic DNA contains:
- the zbtb33 gene encoding transcriptional regulator Kaiso → MSKLKLISVTDTQFPVSLLEAISEQRNNGLFCDVTIIVQDRKFRAHKTMLSASSTYFRQLFSVAGHVIELNFIKADIFEEVLNYIYTSKIHRIRSDKLEDLINAGQILGVKFIANLATPLSQVKGLPGLSKEGDTSNVNAAEKNETGVLIMPIITESFSLSAEEFKMVSGSVDRDDQDNDVLFVSELEAPKAQKTKQSQVIDLDEEEGPDPKRQKGTNEEELNPEREKAQHEESKLPSEGEVPKKFQDKPQAQSIPAAVTMSPKTVDAVMVSDARSSTQSAPATPAHVNSHTPASLNTTLPMEPNDVLGVQKKTVLLEQSPDRPDKIRLSDVRPTFSTNNGTGLDAALTKKTITLDKASEIDSLSSGCKVYANIGENTYDIVPVKEYSGEGEARPAPGRKSQTSMHGASNLTTGSPRGKKKGKSEQEDHYELIMDGKTFYVCIVCKRPYVCLTSLRRHFNTHSWERKYPCHYCDKVFALAEYRTKHEITHTGERRYQCLLCSETFLNYQLLSSHCKQMHNQDPSGRKEKDDTDNNLYRLLPCKTLQFKPYSFVSGETGGIPLINGDGIVQHVSPGRPQFTNQELPSSQSKMLTWNDIFVEPDAHNRPGAHSRPEAPPRPANQMNAENTTEFEFVIPETY, encoded by the coding sequence ATGTCGAAATTAAAGCTGATATCTGTAACTGACACACAGTTTCCTGTGTCATTGCTAGAAGCCATCAGTGAGCAGCGAAACAACGGATTATTCTGTGATGTGACCATAATTGTACAGGACCGCAAGTTCAGGGCGCACAAGACAATGCTGTCAGCATCTAGCACTTACTTTCGGCAGCTTTTTTCAGTTGCAGGACATGTGATTGAGCTAAATTTTATCAAGGCAGACATATTCGAAGAAGTCCTGAATTACATATACACCTCAAAAATCCACCGAATTCGCTCCGACAAGCTTGAAGATCTTATCAACGCAGGCCAGATCTTAGGAGTCAAGTTCATTGCCAATCTCGCGACCCCACTTTCACAAGTCAAGGGGCTACCTGGCTTGTCAAAAGAAGGAGACACCAGCAATGTTAATGCTGCTGAGAAAAATGAAACCGGAGTGTTGATTATGCCGATCATCACAGAATCCTTCTCTTTATCTGCCGAGGAATTCAAAATGGTAAGTGGCAGTGTTGACAGAGATGATCAAGACAACGATGTTCTTTTTGTCTCAGAGCTGGAAGCGCCGAAAGCTCAGAAGACAAAGCAATCTCAGGTTATAGATTTGGACGAGGAGGAAGGGCCAGATCCTAAAAGGCAAAAAGGCACAAATGAGGAAGAACTGAATCCTGAAAGGGAAAAAGCTCAACATGAAGAGAGCAAGCTACCTTCAGAAGGTGAAGTGCCAAAGAAATTCCAAGACAAACCACAAGCCCAATCAATCCCTGCAGCTGTTACTATGTCCCCAAAAACCGTTGATGCTGTTATGGTTTCTGATGCAAGATCCTCCACACAGAGTGCACCTGCTACCCCAGCTCATGTGAACAGTCATACCCCTGCCTCTCTAAATACCACTCTGCCTATGGAACCCAATGATGTGCTTGGAGTTCAGAAGAAGACGGTTTTGTTGGAGCAGTCACCAGATCGGCCAGACAAAATCAGACTGTCAGATGTGAGGCCAACCTTCAGCACTAATAATGGAACTGGGCTAGATGCTGCTTTGACTAAGAAGACAATTACATTAGACAAAGCCTCAGAAATCGATTCGCTGTCATCAGGATGTAAGGTTTATGCCAACATAGGGGAGAACACCTATGACATTGTTCCTGTGAAAGAGTACTCGGGTGAAGGAGAAGCTCGCCCTGCCCCTGGACGAAAATCACAGACCTCAATGCACGGTGCAAGCAATCTGACCACCGGCTCGCCTCGAGGTAAGAAAAAAGGTAAATCGGAGCAAGAGGATCATTATGAACTTATTATGGACGGAAAGACCTTTTATGTGTGCATTGTGTGCAAGCGTCCCTATGTGTGCCTGACAAGCCTTAGGCGGCACTTTAACACACACTCCTGGGAGAGGAAGTACCCGTGTCATTACTGTGACAAAGTATTTGCTTTGGCTGAATACAGAACCAAACACGAGATCACTCACACAGGTGAGAGAAGGTATCAGTGTTTACTGTGTAGTGAAACGTTCCTCAACTACCAATTGTTGTCATCACACTGCAAGCAAATGCACAATCAAGACCCTTCAGGCAGGAAGGAGAAGGACGACACGGACAATAACTTGTACCGCTTACTTCCATGTAAAACGCTGCAGTTCAAGCCGTACTCTTTCGTCTCGGGCGAGACCGGGGGGATTCCACTCATTAATGGAGATGGGATTGTGCAGCACGTTAGCCCTGGCAGGCCACAATTCACAAACCAGGAACTCCCTTCCAGCCAGAGCAAAATGTTGACCTGGAATGACATCTTTGTCGAGCCTGATGCACACAATCGACCAGGGGCTCATTCACGACCCGAAGCCCCTCCTCGACCCGCAAACCAAATGAACGCAGAGAACACGACAGAGTTTGAATTTGTCATACCAGAAACATACTGA